The genomic interval TAATACATTTAGCACTTAAGCTTTTTGGATAAGCAAAAGTGATATAGCCGTTTAGTTGACACCTATTTTACTTGCAGTTGTACATGACGTCAGTGCTGTGGTCGGACCAGAACGAGATAGTCGTTTACCGGTCCTTTCAAGATTTTAGAGACCTACATGTAAGTCATCAAGCCATCAAAAAAGCTTGTGTTCAGCATTGCACACTTGAGTGTTAGTCTTGCATATGGAGAAATGTGGACATATCCATGTTTTGTCTTTGCAGAAAGAACTGAAGAAAAGATTTCCTCCAACAAACCCTCTTAAGAAATCGGACAGAGTTGTTCCGAAATTTAAAGGTAATTAGACTGACTTTTAAAGAACAAATAGCTTATGTCGAGGatacattaggctactttgtaaaGCGCCACTTTAAAGCCAATGTCATAGAGTCTGATAAGCTTTGAACTCTGTTACAGTGAAGAAAGTCAAGAGAAACGTTCGCAAAAAAGGTCCAAGTAAATCGGTGCTGAAACTGAAGTCGCTGGAGCGGTACTGCAACGACTTGATGAGCTGCGACCCACGTGTCGCTCAGAGTACGGAATTACGGCAGTTCTTTCTTCCCAATGAGCAGGACCTTACCCCAGAATTCGCTAAGAACAGGTAGGACAAGAGGTCCCCCTAAAATATTTTCTTAGCtttaattgtatttttttttttacttttcatggCATACTTTTCATATGTATTTCTCTCGTATCTATTCTGCCCTCAGCATTGTAATAATGCCATCCGAGGACAATCTGGATGGCAGCGGCGGTGGGGGCAGAGGCGGCAACGTAACCCAGCCATTCGTCACTGAAACATATCGATGTGTGGCCCCTTATGAGACCAAGGATACCAAAAACAGGCCCTTTAAGGTGGAGGTGGATGAGACAGTGGACGTTTTAATAAAAGACAAAGCTGGTGAGACAATAACTGGGATGATGAACTTCCCTGGGAAATGTATTCAATAATGTGACTTCCTGATATCTATCTgttaaaatatctatctatctgttaaaATATATTGTTGCACAGGTTGGTGGATGGTCGAAAATGCCGCAAAATGCATGGCATGGTTTCCTGCCCCATACCTGAAGAAAGTGGATACAGATTTTGAAGATGACCTTGACGATAATGATGGAGGTAATTTGTCTGTAAAGCTAGAGAGAGCACCCACTGATTGGGGAGACATTTGAGAAGGCTTTCTCAAAATCTataaaaatatgtaaaaaatGATATTGTAGTGTTTTCCTGATGACCTTTTCTTATctactgttttgtgtgtgtgtaggtgttctaTACTGTTCCTCTCGTGCTTTCAAGGCCAAGTCTTCAGATGAACTCTCTGTGAGCATGGGCAATGTGGTGGAGGTGCTCCAGAAGTCAGAAAACGGATGGTGGCTTGTCAGGTATGTCCTGACAAATAAAATACAAACCGTCATGACTACGCAGAACAGAAACACAATACATATTTGCCCCCACCGGACTTTCATTTActtcctctttcctctttctaACAGACACAACCGCAAGACGGGTTATATCCCATCCATGTACCTCCAGCCCTACATTAACCCACGTGTTGAGCTAGTGACCTCCCAGAACAATCTCCGGGGCTCATCGCTGAACCTGGACACCCTGCAGGCCCCCCACAGCCAAGAGCTCAGCCGTTCCCAGGGCAACCTGCTCCAGCTGCCGGGATTAGGCTCCCAGACTCCGGCCCAGGGCCTTAACCCACAGGACAGGTACAAGTCCCGCTCGCTGAACCTCCTGACGTCCGAGTCGGACATCTACCAGACACCCAGAAGCTTGGCTGCCCCAAGCATCAGGGTGGACGCAGAGCCCACAGGTCACACCACCGGGCTGCCCCAGAGCATCAGCGTGGACGCAGAGCCCACAGGTCACACCACCGGGCTGCCCCAGAGCATCAGGGTGGACGCAGAGCCCACAGGTCACACCACCGGGCTGCCCCAGAGCATCAGCGTGGACAGCATGATCGACAGCAGCGACAGCAGCGAGTTCAGCTTCAGCGACGATGGCAGCAGCATGTCCGGCACGGACTCGCTCAACCAGAGCCGCAGTGACTTGGAGGATGAGCTGCGCCGCAGCCGCACGCCTCCGCCCCCGAGCACGCGGGGACTACTCAGCCCCGACAGCGGCCTGGGCGGACGCCTCCAGCCCAGCCGCTCCGACCCCAACCTCCATAAGATCATGCCCAAGGTGCCGCCCAGGCCCCAGGCACAGGACATCCTCAAGCGCTGCACCACAGTCACCCGCAAGAACGCAGCACGGAACCAGCTAGCGCCCAGCATCCACACTCGCTGAAGAGGCCGATGGGGGTCAATGGTCATCTCACAGCCCTGCAGGACGCTTGTTGTGGCACAAGAACAACATTGAGTCTCACATGCTCCATTTGGAGGACATTTTTGTAATATGGATCTTCTGACTGAAGACATTGGCCATGGGAAGCATATGCCCCTCAATGGGGAAGaaggcaagaaaaaaaaaaaaatcttcagtCGTTACTTAATCCTACCAGTAGAAAAGGACTGATTGTATGGCCTTCCATTacaagtatttattttttttgctcctttttaaaaatgcaaagtGTCTGATTATCTGATTGAATCTTGCATAATTTGTCGTTTCCCTCTGTTTAATTTCCATACTGGAAACCATATATATGCTTTCTATGCGTTGCTCTGTAGATGGAAGTTTTAAATAAAAATGATAATGTTTCCAAAACTGCCTGTTTGTCAGTTATGATCAGAGatgtacagtaacgaagtagaACTACTTCACTGTACTTAAGTACTAAAAGGCTGTATCTGTACTCTACTGGAGTATTATTTTTTCTCCTACTTCCACTTTTAAATGGAAGACAGTTTAAAGACACACTTTTGTTTGCAAAGAGTTAAGCTCAGTGTTTTAAGTTGCTCTTGTAGCCTACATTCCTGTCTTTGTACTGCTGCTAGCCTACAGCCAAAGGAATTGTGAGTGTCCTTTAGGCTTTTTGAAATAATATAAACAATGATATTCAAACTGTTTTCTTTAATAACTACATTACACAAtagttgtacttttactttcaGTACTTGAGTagtacattttaaaataaactaCTTGCAATACTTAAGTACAAAATACATTTAATACTTTAGTACTTCCACTTAAGTGTGGTGCTTAAAGAGCACTTCCACTTCTACTCAGGTCATTTTTTTGATGaagtacttttactcaagtctGGGTctctagtactttatacatgTCTGGTTATGATAGTAATACAAAGGAACTATTCATCAAATTGTATTTCTATTATATTTCTAATATAACTAAAACATTTCCTGTGTTTGGGATGAAAGCTTCTGCTAAATAAACCTATTTAAATGTACAGTTGTGGCCAAAAGCTTCGCCAGTGACACAAATTGTGTGCAGTATTTTTGGGTCAAGCCGTTATTGAcatttccatgacttttcacaGCCTATAAGTACAAAATTGTCTATAAGTACAAAAATTGCCTATAAGTACAAAATGGTACGCCACAAGTTGGGGCCAATAGTGAAAAGCTTATTGGATTGGATACAATGTGTTTTCTCCTCCAACATTCTATAAGGGAAGCAATCAAATTCTGTGAGTTGATGTATGCTCCAAAACAGTGAATCACTAGACCTAAAACTACACTGGGgcatgtaggctaggctatatggaACCTGAATTTGAGATTTTACTGGGGCACAGCAGTTCAGTAAAAGGGGTCTAGCAACAAAACGAAATGTCATGACCTTTCCATAAATGTTCTGAATTCCATTTCTCCAGGCCTGGAATATAGGATTTTAAGATTCCACAAGTTTTTCCATGACCGTGGGGATAATAAAGGCTTGCGTTCGGCCCTTTGTTCTGCCTCTCCTAGGGAaggaaccatagactgtaaggAAGGAATGTGCATCTTCATGGGGGCGGAAGAGGAAGAGACACTGGTGGCATTCACTATCGGTCTTATTAAGTAACTGTCTGTCTGCAGAACCGGCTAAACGGGTCTACCGCAGGGTAAGAAATGCGGGCCGGAGGCGCTGAGAGATATGCATGTCGAACCCATCCATCACCTGACCTCTCAGCACAccctttgtgttgtgttgtgtctgctTGTCATCGAGGCCCACGTGCACTCTGCGTGGCTCAGGCTGAAACTGCCCAAGTTACACAAGCGCTAGCTACACACAAGGTAGGCCACTTGTCATTACAGCACCTGGACAACTAAAAcctattgtgtttgttttaagcCAGCGACATGGAAACTCCAAGGGAATTTTGGATTAGTAATGGCTTGAATGTATGGAAAGACTTGAAATCACTTGTTTCAAGATTGAATACCAGAGGAGTGGGAAGGATGGATAGCCCCTCTAACCCCCATCAGCTCGCTCCTTCCTTCGCATCA from Alosa sapidissima isolate fAloSap1 chromosome 3, fAloSap1.pri, whole genome shotgun sequence carries:
- the noxo1a gene encoding NADPH oxidase organizer 1a isoform X2, giving the protein MDDLKYALSVKLIGVMHKESVKLYMTSVLWSDQNEIVVYRSFQDFRDLHKELKKRFPPTNPLKKSDRVVPKFKVKKVKRNVRKKGPSKSVLKLKSLERYCNDLMSCDPRVAQSTELRQFFLPNEQDLTPEFAKNSIVIMPSEDNLDGSGGGGRGGNVTQPFVTETYRCVAPYETKDTKNRPFKVEVDETVDVLIKDKAGWWMVENAAKCMAWFPAPYLKKVDTDFEDDLDDNDGGVLYCSSRAFKAKSSDELSVSMGNVVEVLQKSENGWWLVRHNRKTGYIPSMYLQPYINPRVELVTSQNNLRGSSLNLDTLQAPHSQELSRSQGNLLQLPGLGSQTPAQGLNPQDRYKSRSLNLLTSESDIYQTPRSLAAPSIRVDAEPTGHTTGLPQSISVDSMIDSSDSSEFSFSDDGSSMSGTDSLNQSRSDLEDELRRSRTPPPPSTRGLLSPDSGLGGRLQPSRSDPNLHKIMPKVPPRPQAQDILKRCTTVTRKNAARNQLAPSIHTR
- the noxo1a gene encoding NADPH oxidase organizer 1a isoform X1, which encodes MDDLKYALSVKLIGVMHKESVKLYMTSVLWSDQNEIVVYRSFQDFRDLHKELKKRFPPTNPLKKSDRVVPKFKVKKVKRNVRKKGPSKSVLKLKSLERYCNDLMSCDPRVAQSTELRQFFLPNEQDLTPEFAKNSIVIMPSEDNLDGSGGGGRGGNVTQPFVTETYRCVAPYETKDTKNRPFKVEVDETVDVLIKDKAGWWMVENAAKCMAWFPAPYLKKVDTDFEDDLDDNDGGVLYCSSRAFKAKSSDELSVSMGNVVEVLQKSENGWWLVRHNRKTGYIPSMYLQPYINPRVELVTSQNNLRGSSLNLDTLQAPHSQELSRSQGNLLQLPGLGSQTPAQGLNPQDRYKSRSLNLLTSESDIYQTPRSLAAPSIRVDAEPTGHTTGLPQSISVDSVDSMIDSSDSSEFSFSDDGSSMSGTDSLNQSRSDLEDELRRSRTPPPPSTRGLLSPDSGLGGRLQPSRSDPNLHKIMPKVPPRPQAQDILKRCTTVTRKNAARNQLAPSIHTR
- the noxo1a gene encoding NADPH oxidase organizer 1a isoform X3, with the translated sequence MDDLKYALSVKLIGVMHKESVKLYMTSVLWSDQNEIVVYRSFQDFRDLHKELKKRFPPTNPLKKSDRVVPKFKVKKVKRNVRKKGPSKSVLKLKSLERYCNDLMSCDPRVAQSTELRQFFLPNEQDLTPEFAKNSIVIMPSEDNLDGSGGGGRGGNVTQPFVTETYRCVAPYETKDTKNRPFKVEVDETVDVLIKDKAGWWMVENAAKCMAWFPAPYLKKVDTDFEDDLDDNDGGVLYCSSRAFKAKSSDELSVSMGNVVEVLQKSENGWWLVRHNRKTGYIPSMYLQPYINPRVELVTSQNNLRGSSLNLDTLQAPHSQELSRSQGNLLQLPGLGSQTPAQGLNPQDRYKSRSLNLLTSESDIYQTPRSLAAPSIRVDAEPTGHTTGLPQSISVDSMIDSSDSSEFSFSDDGSSMSGTDSLNQSRSDLEDELRRSRTPPPPSTRGLLSPDSGLGGRLQPSRSDPNLHKIMPKVPPRPQAQDILKRCTTVTRKNAARNQLAPSIHTR